In Nitrospira sp., the following are encoded in one genomic region:
- a CDS encoding Lrp/AsnC ligand binding domain-containing protein, translating to MAKPNLKRIPSITSPSKTMKTKPELTEQNDFAIKQPTSGAIPYTIHGPAPGDQGTSDRAYVLINVLPGQTATVVKALGDIKEIKTIDPCWGKPDIIATADIPDQDALTQLVLSRIHRIEGVTQTDTHLVYRLKEARTK from the coding sequence ATGGCAAAACCAAATTTAAAGAGGATTCCTTCTATCACGTCGCCATCAAAGACCATGAAGACCAAGCCCGAGTTGACAGAACAAAATGACTTTGCTATAAAACAGCCCACTTCTGGGGCAATTCCTTACACGATTCATGGTCCCGCTCCGGGGGACCAGGGCACGTCGGACCGGGCATACGTGCTGATCAATGTTCTTCCCGGCCAGACAGCGACTGTAGTCAAGGCGTTGGGTGACATTAAGGAAATAAAAACGATTGATCCATGTTGGGGCAAGCCGGATATAATAGCCACAGCCGATATACCGGACCAAGATGCTTTGACTCAATTGGTGTTGAGTCGTATACATCGTATAGAAGGAGTGACGCAGACCGATACTCACCTTGTATACCGTCTGAAGGAGGCCAGAACAAAATGA